In Rattus norvegicus strain BN/NHsdMcwi chromosome 1, GRCr8, whole genome shotgun sequence, a genomic segment contains:
- the Snrpd2 gene encoding small nuclear ribonucleoprotein Sm D2 gives MSLLNKPKSEMTPEELQKREEEEFNTGPLSVLTQSVKNNTQVLINCRNNKKLLGRVKAFDRHCNMVLENVKEMWTEVPKSGKGKKKSKPVNKDRYISKMFLRGDSVIVVLRNPLIAGK, from the exons AT GAGTCTCCTCAATAAACCCAAGAGTGAGATGACCCCAGAGGAGCTGCAGAagcgggaggaggaggaattcaaCACAGGTCCCCTCTCGGTGCTCACACAGTCGGTCAAAAACAACACGCAAGTGCTCATTAACTGTCGAAACAACAAGAAGCTCCTGGGCCGGGTGAAGGCCTTTGACAG GCACTgcaacatggtgctggaaaatGTGAAGGAGATGTGGACTGAGGTCCCCAAGAGCGGCAAGGGCAAGAAGAAGTCCAAGCCTGTCAACAAGGACCGCTACATCTCCAAGATGTTCCTGCGCGGGGACTCAGTCATTGTGGTGCTGCGGAACCCGCTCATCGCTGGCAAGTAA
- the Qpctl gene encoding glutaminyl-peptide cyclotransferase-like protein isoform X4 translates to MSPASRGRSRQRLGDRGLMKPPSLSKRRLLPRVQLLPLLLLALALGLAFYIVWNSWHPGVEEVSRSRDLRVPLIGSLSEAKLRLVVGQLDPQRLWGTFLRPLLIVRPPGSPGNLQVRKFLEATLQSLSAGWHVELDPFTASTPLGPLDFGNVVATLDPGAARHLTLACHYDSKFFPPGLPPFVGATDSAVPCALLLELVQALDVMLSRIKQQGFTSM, encoded by the exons ATGAGTCCGGCCAGCCGCGGGCGGTCTCGGCAGCGGCTCGGGGATCGCGGCCTCATGAAACCACCCTCACTTTCCAAGCGCCGTCTTCTGCCGCGGGTGCAgctcctgcccctgctgctgctggcgCTGGCCCTGGGCTTGGCTTTTTATATCGTCTGGAATAGCTGGCACCCTGGGGTTGAGGAGGTATCACGGAGCCGGGATCTGCGG GTCCCGCTGATCGGAAGCCTTTCAGAAGCCAAGCTGCGGCTTGTGGTAGGGCAGCTGGATCCACAGCGTCTCTGGGGAACTTTTCTGCGTCCCTTGTTGATTGTACGACCCCCAGGTAGTCCTGGCAATCTCCAAGTGAGAAAG TTCCTGGAGGCTACGTTGCAGTCCCTATCGGCAGGCTGGCACGTGGAACTGGACCCATTCACAGCCTCAACCCCCTTGGGGCCACTGGACTTCGGGAACGTGGTGGCCACCCTTGACCCAGGAGCTGCCCGTCACCTCACCCTCGCCTGCCATTATGACTCTAAGTTCTTCCCTCCTGGGTTACCCCCCTTTGTGGGGGCCACAGATTCAGCCGTGCCCTGTGCCCTGCTTCTGGAGTTAGTCCAGGCCCTTGATGTCATGCTGAGCAGAATCAAGCAGCAG gGCTTTACTagtatgtag